GGGGCTGCCTTGCGGGTGTCGAGGAGTGCCGAAGCGGGAGGGCGCGGGCCGAAAGGCTGCGACCGGGACGTCTGGCAGACCTTTTTGGCGAAAACCCGGCCTCTGCACCAGTCGGTGCATCGCGACGGCGTCAGGCCGGGTCGCGGTCGGGCCGCTCCATCCAGCGGATCAGCGGCATCAGCGGGATGATCCAGGCGAGCCCGAGGAGCGCATAGAGCACCGATTGCACGACCGGCGGCGTCTGGGCGATGCGGCTGTCGGCGAGCGCCATGGCGAGGGGCGCGTAGATCAGCACGAAGGCGATCATCACGATCGTCCCGACGAAGGAACGGGTGCGGCGGCGCATGGTGGGGCAACCCTGAGGCGGTGGCGGTCTCGTGAGCCCCGCCTACGCGAGCGGCCGCCGGACGGCAATCCGGCCGGCCGACGCAGGTGGACGACGCGCTACCCCGCCCGCGACAGCGGCGCCCCGGAATCGTTGCCGGCCCGGGCGGCGGCCAGCAGCGCGTCGCTTCGCGCGCGCCAGGCCGCGATGGCCCGCGCCTTGACCGGGCCGAAGCCGCGGATCTCCTGGGGGGCGGCGAGGAGGTCCTTCAAGGCCGACGAGTCCGCCCGGCCGACGAGGGCGAGGGCGGCGTCGATCTGGGCCTCGTACTCCGCCAGCACCGCCCGCTCCTCCCGCCGCTCGGCGATCAGCCGCAACGGATCGAGGCGCCGGCCGCGCAGGCCCTTCATGGCCGCGAGCCCGC
This is a stretch of genomic DNA from Methylobacterium sp. 17Sr1-1. It encodes these proteins:
- a CDS encoding DUF2842 domain-containing protein — translated: MRRRTRSFVGTIVMIAFVLIYAPLAMALADSRIAQTPPVVQSVLYALLGLAWIIPLMPLIRWMERPDRDPA